The following proteins are co-located in the Solanum pennellii chromosome 8, SPENNV200 genome:
- the LOC107028642 gene encoding probable phospholipid hydroperoxide glutathione peroxidase isoform X2 — protein sequence MASQSSNPQSVYDFTVKDAKGKDVDLSIYKGKVLIIVNVASQCGLTNSNYTDMTELYKKYKDQGLEILAFPCNQFGGQEPGNIEDIQQMVCTRFKAEYPIFDKVDVNGDNAAPLYKFLKSSKGGFFGDGIKWNFSKFLIDKEGHVVDRYSPTTSPASMEKDIKKLLGVA from the exons GATGCTAAGGGCAAGGATGTTGATCTCAGTATTTACAAGGGAAAAGTCCTTATCATTGTCAATGTTGCATCACAGTG TGGCCTGACTAATTCGAACTACACTGACATGACGGAGTTGTACAAGAAATACAAGGATCAAG GTTTGGAGATTCTGGCCTTCCCTTGCAACCAGTTTGGTGGACAGGAGCCTGGAAACATTGAAGATATCCAGCAAATGGTCTGCACTCGCTTCAAGGCTGAGTACCCCATATTTGACAAG GTTGACGTGAATGGCGATAATGCTGCTCCATTATATAAGTTTCTGAAATCAAGCAAAGGTGGGTTCTTTGGAGATGGTATCAAGTGGAACTTCTCCAAATTCCTCATTGACAAAGAAGGACATGTCGTTGATCGCTACTCTCCAACCACTTCTCCAGCTAGCATGGAG AAGGAtatcaagaaactcttgggtGTTGCTTAA